From a single Pleurodeles waltl isolate 20211129_DDA chromosome 10, aPleWal1.hap1.20221129, whole genome shotgun sequence genomic region:
- the LOC138261667 gene encoding uncharacterized protein isoform X2, which produces MWKPRLRHKRQCPAGRFLTEGCHRWTQWISYNGSGYRIEDYMTIRTMLHFQLFPEKNKVKMLVEKCGLKVCSEMDDAMEIEGEFPALAELKNELLHVLSDREKLQPSPRSTYSRTLAKQNSVPSEMAVHRRAQRENEKRPAPQGLVQYPVGSDYTGTLRLGRSPISNYSYESGVSHFSRHGESLSLSGPVQGYRVTAGLEQLTDYDANQEPLLLERQFANLPLTHSSKSNQCPKSNLFDYYSSSSTVHCKNPLSDESVLVSMEIPILERQGRVSNCIAVDGDTIKYIKAFKKEELDIVLKSPPVEMSSVDEGELSLVTLTSNRATSAEMENVLREFRNLLSVTELGLKTHDISFSGFIPEKKSLIIERSKELSNKYNSVAVRYNDRLHLIGPSQEVFLLKLTLIDDANLLRENREEHLAGTRGRRDSSCPASREKKTTASNYAIGDTRTYSNVHSRAGGHEIAGKIYESSTDMEAHKNKRLQRGNSLERAKYKEVQRAPEVGQGSDLSSLNTVERGRERKKNLIMKQLSKHDCETFKVKFKFSK; this is translated from the coding sequence GATTATATGACGATCAGAACAATGTTACATTTTCAATTGTTCCCTGAGAAGAATAAGGTGAAGATGCTTGTTGAAAAATGCGGTCTCAAGGTTTGCTCAGAGATGGATGATGCAATGGAAATTGAAGGGGAATTCCCTGCACTGGCAGAACTTAAGAATGAACTGCTTCACGTGTTGTCTGATAGAGAGAAGCTCCAGCCTTCCCCAAGGAGCACATACAGCCGCACTCTTGCAAAACAAAACTCAGTTCCTTCAGAAATGGCTGTCCACAGAAGGGCACAGAGGGAAAATGAGAAGCGGCCTGCACCACAAGGACTAGTGCAGTATCCTGTTGGAAGTGATTATACTGGGACCCTGAGACTGGGTAGGTCTCCGATCAGTAACTACTCTTACGAGTCTGGAGTGTCACACTTCTCTAGACATGGAGAATCTCTCTCACTGTCAGGCCCTGTTCAAGGATACAGAGTGACAGCAGGATTAGAACAATTGACTGATTATGATGCTAATCAGGAGCCGCTACTTCTTGAGAGACAATTTGCTAACCTTCCCTTGACTCACAGCTCAAAAAGTAACCAATGTCCCAAAAGTAACTTGTTTGATTATTATTCCTCATCCTCAACAGTACACTGCAAAAATCCTTTGAGTGATGAAAGTGTCTTGGTTTCCATGGAAATTCCCATCTTGGAGCGGCAAGGTAGAGTCTCTAATTGTATAGCTGTGGATGGGGACACGATTAAATACATCAAAGCTTTTAAAAAAGAAGAGCTTGATATAGTTCTGAAATCACCACCAGTTGAAATGAGCTCAGTGGATGAAGGTGAATTGAGCCTCGTAACTTTGACTTCAAATCGTGCAACTTCTGCTGAGATGGAAAATGTTCTCAGGGAATTTAGAAATCTCTTATCCGTTACAGAATTGGGCCTCAAAACTCACGATATCTCTTTTTCGGGGTTTATTCCTGAGAAGAAGTCACTGATAATTGAAAGGAGCAAGGAGTTATCAAACAAGTACAATAGTGTGGCTGTGAGATATAACGACAGATTGCATTTGATTGGACCATCTCAGGAAGTTTTCTTGTTAAAGCTAACACTGATAGATGATGCTAACCTACTTAGAGAAAACCGTGAAGAGCATTTAGCTGGAACTAGGGGCAGAAGAGACAGTTCGTGCCCTGcttcaagagaaaagaaaactacaGCTTCAAACTATGCCATTGGTGATACCCGCACTTATTCTAATGTTCATTCTAGAGCTGGAGGCCATGAGATAGCTGGGAAGATCTACGAGAGTTCAACAGACATGGAGGCTcacaaaaacaaaaggttacaaaggGGAAACTCCCTCGAAAGAGCCAAATATAAAGAGGTACAGAGGGCCCCAGAGGTTGGTCAGGGCAGTGATCTGTCCAGTCTTAACACAGTTgaaagaggaagggaaagaaagaagaatttAATAATGAAGCAGTTAAGTAAACATGATTGTGaaacttttaaagttaaatttAAATTTTCCAAATGA